One Arachis hypogaea cultivar Tifrunner chromosome 18, arahy.Tifrunner.gnm2.J5K5, whole genome shotgun sequence genomic window, TGATGAAAACAAACTTTAATGTTTTGTGGGTGGAACAAGTTGGAAATACTTTCTGCTTTTGCTGGTTGTCTTAATGAATGAATTGTTGCTTCACTGTCTATGACCCTAATACGAATTATTACTTGGCATTTGATTTGAGCTAGTTGTTTGAGAAGTTACAATGGCTTTTTCTTTACGATTTCTTTTTCCGTTcccgggggtgggggtggggttcATGTTTACTTGCCACTTCAGTCCATGATGAATTTGCTGCCAATGAGTTAGTGCAAAGCATCCCGAATTATCAACAGATAAAATAATATGCCGCAGAGCATTAATTATCCAATATCCGAAACAATATTTGAGCTTTGCAATTGAATgttcgttttatttatttaatttttctactTGTGGTTCATTTGGCAACATAATGTTGATTGGAAGGATTAATTTAGCCTTGGCTTGTGATATCTAGATTTGTCTTCAACGTATTTATAGGCTTTTGCCACTGCATGAGAGAGTTAtatatgaattatataagtattaaTATATGTAGTTGCCACTGCATGTTAAGTTGCTTTATTAATAACCTTTTGTTATCATTGCAAAGAGCTTCATCATCAACATAAACATGCTAGCATGCTTTGCTCGAGAATCTTGGGAGTAAATGTTTAGATTTAtctccaaaattttttttgttagattaattttttattaatatttccctaaaatgaactttttatttctttcaaatgatctttttaatcaaatttatctttcaaagaATTTAAATTAAGCATAACAGAGGATATTATATCCGGCTATTCTCTTCTTATTTTGTTGAGTTAACCCGCAATTAAGGGCAAAAAATTTGTATTTGAGGTTTCTGTTCATTATGATTGTTTAGtttcttattaattattacatAAATCTAACTTTACTCCTATTGTTTTTTCCctcattttttaaggtttttcctTCTGTCTTTTCATTTTTTGGACTTGGGATCAGCAATTCTTTCTAccagtaatttttttataaagcaCAAAATTTTGACAATGAGTAAGCAACCTCCCCAAATCCTTTCTACATGGTTTTGCTTGCAATATATTATCGAGCTTATTACGTATGGTACTCTCCCATCCAATAACTGTGATAAACTGTTACTACTTTTTAAGTTCTATATAATTTTCTTACTATTCATTTATTTGTTTGTGCTATTTCATTTATTTATACATTGATAAGAGCTGGATTATAAAGCCACAAGGTAGTGTAGAATATATGGATGGTCTGAATAGATTCCTTGACTTCGCATTTGCCAATGCATCATCCGATGTGATGATACATTGTCCATGCCCTTTGTGTGGGTTCCGATTTTTCCAAACTAGAGAGGACGCTTACGATCATCTTTTGATGAAACCCTTTCCCTCTAACTATACCTTTTGGTTACATCACGGTGAGAGGATCGTAGACGAGACATCCAGCGGTAGGGAAGAACTAGAACCCACTGTAAATTCAGGAGATCAAATGCGTGACATGGTTCACGACGCATTCAACTTGGCGGGACTGCAGAGTGACGATGAAGACTCAATGAATGGTCATGTCGGAGACGTTGCAGAGGGGTTGCCGTACTTATATGACGAACCTAGCCGCGAGGCTTGTGCCTTTCACGACTTGCTGGAGGATGGCGAGCAGGAATTGTACCCGGGATGCTCAAAATTCTCAAAGCTGTCTTTCTTGGTGAGGATCTACCATATCAAATGCATGTGCGGAGTGAGCGACAAGGCTTTCGGTTTGATTCTAGAGCTACTGGGGGATGCCTTCCAGCATGCAAAGATACCAAATACCTTGCACGATGCCAAGAGGATCATAAGGAAGCTCGGTATTGAGTACAAGAGGATAGATGCATGTCCAAATGAATGCATGCTATATCAGAGCTCCGATCAAGACCTATCTAGATGCAAACAGTGTGTAGCATCCAGGTGGAAGCAAAAGACCCGGAAGAATTCCTTAGTAAGAATCAATGCCATTGTCAAGAAGAATGGGAAACCTCTGCCAGCGAAGATTCTCTGCTACTTTCCTCTTATCCCACGGTTGCAGCGATTATTCATGTCCAGCAAGACATCAGTGGACATGTTGTGGCACAAGAGAGGAACCAATTCTGACGGTTCCTTGAGGCATCCCAGGGACGGTGAGGCCTGGAAAGCATTTGACAGGAGATATACTGACTTTTCTGGCGATCCGTGCAGTGTTCGCTTAGCCCTGGCTAGTGATGGCTTCAATCCATATGGAAACCTCAGTTCAAAGTACTCAATATGGCCAGTGATTCTTATTCCATACAACCTACCCCCATGGATTTGCATGAAACAAACCAACTTTATCCTCTCCATGATTATTCCCGGTCCTAAAATGCTTGGCAATGACATAGATGTCTACCTACAGCCATTGATCAATGAGTTGAAGTAGTTGTGGGCCGGTGTTGATATGTATGATGCCAGTGAGAAGAAAACATTCAAGATGCGTGCTGCGTTGATGTGGACCATCAGCGATTTTCCTGGATTGGGCAATTTATCTGGCTGGAACACGTACGGTGGTAGAGCTTGCCCCACGTGCAATCTGGACGCTGAGACTAGGTGACTCACTTTCAGTCAGAAATGGTGTTTCATGGGTCATCGTCGCTTCTTGAATCACGATCACAGATATAGACAGGACCGGGATAGGTTTGATGGAAAGGTAGATGATAGATCCCCACCTGTCAAATTGACTGGCAGGGATATCTTGAGACAGTTGGAGGGTGTGCCAGTCTCACACGGCAAGGTGGGAGCGGTGGGTGGTAAAAGAAGGCGCGGACAGCAGACCGGGGTACAAGACGAGTCTCCCTGGAAAAAGAGGAGTATATTCTTCGATCTCCCATACTGGGAGAACAACGAATTACGCCACAATCTTGATgtgatgcacatagagaagaatgtgTGCGACAACATTGTGTTCACCATGTTGAACGAGAGTGGTAAGTCCAAAGATCACCTAAAGGCTCGAAAAGATCTCCAGTTGATGGGAATCAGGCATGATATGTGGCCACTTGAAGGTGGAAAGTATCCCTCTGCAGTCTTTACCATGTCAAATCCACAGAAGGAGGTATTTCTTAGGACTATCAAGAATGTGGTCTTTCCAGACAGGTACTCTAGCAATATCTCTTGATGTGTTGATATAAAACAGCGCAAGTTATCGGGCTTGAAGAGTCATGACTGCCACATTCTAATGGAACATCTCTTGCTAATTGCGTCAAGGCACGTATTGCCCACCCAAGTGTCCGCTGTCTTGGCTCAGTTATCAGCCTTTTTTCGACTACTATGCAGCAAATGCATAGATCCTCGTCAACTACCTCTCCTTCAGGATCGTGTGGTCCATACTCTATGCCACATGGAGATGATATTTCCACCTTCCTTTTTCACAGTCATGGTTCATCTAACGGTGCATTTGGTCGAGGAGGCACGCCTCGGTGGCCCAGTGCATTACCGGTGGATGTACCCAATTGAGAGGTAGAAATATATCTAAGCTTTCTCGATCTATTTTTTTAGGATAGCTGTCACCTATAATTTTATGTGTTATGTTCTCGAAGGTACCTATGTCGTCTCAAGCAGTACGTGCGTAATAGGGCACAACCGGAGGGATCTATTACAGAGGGCTACTTGTCAGAAGAGATTCTGACGTTCTGTTCAAGATATCTAAATAACGTCGAGACTAGGATCAACCGACCGACGCGGGTTGACGATTGGCCAAGCGATGCCCTGCCCAGTGAGGCTGCCAGCATGTTCCCAGAAGTCGGAAAGGCGGTCGGGGctgcttcattttttactttgaCCCCCACTGAAATCCTTCAAGCACATCGTCATGTACTGGTCAATTGCATTGCCGTAGAGAAATTCTTAGAGTAAGTATCAAGACCGAGTTCTAAAATTATGCAGCGAGCCAATATagctttaacaataataaaattgaacATCTTTTTTCACCATGCATAGTGAGTACAGAGCCATCACAAAGAGAAAAATGCGAAGCAAAATAAGGTCCCAGTCTCTTATAGATAGTGTGGTGCACAGAGAATTCCCCAACTAGTTTAGGCATCAGGTAATCCTTAATATCATAGGATTTCACTTTCCATATTGATGCTTTCTTGCCTCTAATGGTTCAATTCTAGGTCCCATTTGGAAGCACCAGTCATTCGAACGAGTTGCAATGGCTTGCCCGTGGACCCCTTGCTCAGGCCAGACGCTATCAAACTTACAACgtcaatatatttaaatttagaaCCATCTCGAGGGAGGAAGGGATGAAAACACAAAATAGCAGAATTTATGTCACTTCGGATACTAGGAGTTATGCAAGCAAACGGGATGTCAATGTTACCGTCGGCGGTGTATCGTACTACGGGAGATTAGTAGACATCATCGAGCTAAATTACAGTGGTCAGTTCAATGTAGTCTTGTTCAAGTGTCTCTGGGCAGAAACCACGTTGGGCAGAGGCATATGACAAGACGAGTTGGGTCATACCTGTGTCAATTTTACCAATCCGATTCACACCGGTGATCGAGAAGACGATGAGCCGTACATCCTAGCATCTGAGGCGCGTCTTGTGTTCTACGTGGATGATGAGGTGGACAACAGATGGAGTGTAGTAGTCCATGTGATGCCTAGAGATTTGTTTGACATGGGCGAAGATTATGAACATTGTGAGGTCGACTTTCACCCCCAAATCTGTATGACGAGCTTGACTGAATTTGATGTCGAAGACTTGCGGTTGACAAGAGATGAGGTTTTAGAGGAATCCACTCATGACGTGGGTGATGATTGTGATGAGGCTGCCGATTCCTAATATacatttctccatgatggatgtAGCTCATATTCACGGGATTTTATGCATATATACTACTGTCATGATTCACCTAGGAGAGATAGTTGAATGTATTCTAGTCATTTCATTATCAGAAAAGATATCTCGATTGAGTTATTTCTTGTTATTTGAAACTTATCCCCTCATATAAATCTCTATTATTTGACTGGGTTCTGATATAATTGGTCTTTTTTTCTAACTGTTGCCTCTCATATAAGATTTCCTCCAATCACATTTTTTAATTGTCCTTATACGTTCTATCTATCTTCGTTGCCTATCAGGGAAATTGGAGAGCCGAGACTTCTATCCCATTACCAGAAGCCGTTGGTTCACAGAGAAGATGATAGAGGCGTCTCCATTCTCATCGTTGGACCATGCAACATCCTTTGTAAGGTAGTTGTGGTTCAATCAGTCGCGTATACAGTCATGGCTGGATGCCTTTTCTGGACAAAGTCACCTCTATCGAGCCATTCGTGATGCGCCGGCTTCTCTGATGAGGGTTTGTTTGCTGATCCCCAATTACTTAGTATGTGTTTCCTTGTCATATTCTTTGTTGAAACCCATTTCAGGCGATTATGTTAAATTTATAGGAATTGCTATTTTGGGACCGAAAGTACTGGGCTAAATTTGGGTTTGAGTTTATAACAAGTACGGAATTGTGGTTCACACAGAAAATACTTGACGAGGTGAAGGTAATACTTCCTATTTTACCTTTCGATTGATCTAATTTATACCACATCTCTCTATCTATGTAGCTAATTTCCTAAATTGCGCTGTTTTGGTAAAATTAAAGAAGCCGAGTCACCATTGAGGATggatatataattgtattttttagATCAGAGTAAACTCTATTTTCCCTTGCTAGAAGAAATTTAGTTGCTTTAAATTGTATGCTAGTATCTACCACATACAAATATGTGCGGGTTTAAAATTTACTCAAATTTAATTGCTTGTATTGGCATGATGTGAGCTGGCTCAAGAAAGCACCCAATTATTCTGTATGGCCAGTGATTTCCTAATTCACTCAGCACTGTAAAAGATTACTAACATATCCCTACAAATTTGGAGACACCCATTTGCCACCTGCAATATTTGTAATTCTTTATGGAGTTTAGGTGCACGATTCACTACAAAGAGCCACTTGCAAGTTGGAACCTGTAAAAATGGGATTCGGGTAAGCCGAGACCAAGTTGGAACCTATAAGACTTGTGAGAGAGTTTACGGTGGATTTTGAATAAGATCAGAATAATCAGTTGATGCCAGTGATAAGAATTATGGGCAAGATCTTGTTGTCCTTATTAtctttttgattgataattggtcTCTGTGTGCTTTACTTTGTATCTGCTTCTTATTTATAGtattgataattaatattttgtacaGACACGCTATGAAAATACTCTGCTCGTTGAGCTGGATATTGCATCACGTGAGGAATTCAAGCTCATGGAATATGGCCTTGAACGACTATGGGACAGTAAGAAATACATGATATATGCAATGGTAATATAATAGGATTGTATGTCACACTCTAATGTATCAATTGTTCCTTTGTGTTTGGATATGATGCtggactctcagggttatctcgcCCAAAGTTCCAAGAAGCATCCGAAGAACCAGGAGAGGTGGTTCCAGATTCGATGGAGAAAGAGGATGTTGTCTCCTCCGATGGGTCTGATGAGGCTGTTTCTGCCAGTCGAAATGGTTCCATGCTGTCCTATGACCTTAATAAAACACTAGAAGATAATGAATATCTTTACAGTGGAATGTCTCCTGGAAAGAAGAATGCATGGCACTTGGCTATGTGGGCAACAAAGTACTTGAATCCTTGAGAACATtgctttagtttatttatttgaatttcagTTGAAGTTATTCGGGAAAGCCGAACCTTGTTGATTGATTTTGTCGTAACTCTATAACTTCTCAAATTGTTATTAGAGATTGTTCTTGTTGGACAGTTTATCATGGTTGAGAACTTAGGGAATGTGATATTTAGACAAGAACGGTTCATTTGTTTTGTTACTTTTTGAAAGTGAATAATTAATGAATTGGATTTATCATTGTTCTGTGCCACAGTGAAGGCCCTCGAGCctctattaaatataaatttcattCGCTGGTGTTTATAATCCTATGCAAGTTTGTGCTATTTTATTCACCCAACTAGTGAGAAGATTAAAATGACTTATGATACCACAAATCACATGTTCTGCCGATGCCTACTACTATTTTTATCCTTACATTATACATGAATCAACCACCTAATGAATATGTTATGTTATATTTCACTTACATATATTGGTCTCTAGGAATTTATTTCTCAGGAGATTTTTCTCCTACTTACTCCTGCTTTTATCATTCATCCACCTCATAATGCTTTTAATTTTTTACGTGGAGTAATAATTAGACCTCACTCTTTACTATCTTAAACTGTAGAGCATCCCAAAATTGTTGTTTATTCCCAAGATATTACTCTATTAATCACAAGGTGGTTAGAGTTTGTTTTATCAGCAGCTACTATGTGTGTACACTACTAGTATGTGCGTGAACTAAAATTTAACACATTGTATCTATGATGGGATATAAGGCTTGAGTTTTGCCATTTTCTAATTCAAGCCACGTCTTTATCTTTCACTTCTTTGCTTTCTCTAAACTTGCACAATCTCCAGCTACTCTCATTACACCCTCGACATAAAAAATTAGTTCTGTTcatacatttctagactttacagATAATTACATAAGAGTATATATCTAGTTTACATTCTATCTTTTAAGATGAATGAAAAACTTAAGAATAGAGAAGTTAAAACATATTTGAGAAAAAACCAAGAAAAGTGTCTtgttagtatattttatttatccatcTTCCAAAGAAATTCTAAGAGAAAAttagctagtctttcctttaaaAATAAGACAAAAAGCATTAGCCacttaggaattttcaaaaaaaaaaaaaaaagacttgcaTAGGATTTCTTACCGAGTCACATACCTGTTTAGCAAACATGTTTTAGAAATTTTTATTATGACTAATCCCTATACTgttctatttaattattaatattattattattattttaaaatttaggataTTAACCCATCTATTATTGATTTTGCTTTAAAATGctatattaggaatttgggtt contains:
- the LOC140181416 gene encoding uncharacterized protein, whose amino-acid sequence is MDGLNRFLDFAFANASSDVMIHCPCPLCGFRFFQTREDAYDHLLMKPFPSNYTFWLHHGERIVDETSSGREELEPTVNSGDQMRDMVHDAFNLAGLQSDDEDSMNGHVGDVAEGLPYLYDEPSREACAFHDLLEDGEQELYPGCSKFSKLSFLVRIYHIKCMCGVSDKAFGLILELLGDAFQHAKIPNTLHDAKRIIRKLGIEYKRIDACPNECMLYQSSDQDLSRCKQCVASRWKQKTRKNSLVRINAIVKKNGKPLPAKILCYFPLIPRLQRLFMSSKTSVDMLWHKRGTNSDGSLRHPRDGEAWKAFDRRYTDFSGDPCSVRLALASDGFNPYGNLSSKYSIWPVILIPYNLPPWICMKQTNFILSMIIPGPKMLGNDIDVYLQPLINELK